The following proteins are co-located in the Gordonia polyisoprenivorans genome:
- a CDS encoding TetR/AcrR family transcriptional regulator yields the protein MARPRRQDARRSEIITAATVAIAERGLIGLRLKDIAEAAAMSAGSVAYYYPELDDLLLAVHERAVERFHGGRRTAMTTQDDPVGRLRMLVDLGVCDPDDPMWPALYELHLHSAREPRHAELMSRLFELEVSLYRDVISAGVESGVFDLGDDAERIAATAVALEDGYGIHLVARNREVDADAARTALRGYLAAVLACADIIGGRARPRPPSVDATGVQD from the coding sequence ATGGCCAGACCTCGAAGACAGGATGCCAGGCGCTCCGAGATCATCACCGCCGCAACGGTTGCCATCGCCGAGCGAGGATTGATCGGGCTGCGGCTCAAGGACATCGCCGAGGCCGCGGCGATGTCGGCGGGCTCGGTCGCCTATTACTACCCAGAACTCGACGACCTCCTGCTCGCCGTCCACGAGCGGGCCGTCGAACGGTTCCACGGGGGTCGGCGAACGGCCATGACCACCCAGGACGATCCGGTGGGACGGTTGCGGATGCTGGTGGACCTCGGTGTCTGCGACCCTGACGATCCGATGTGGCCCGCACTGTACGAGTTGCATCTGCACAGCGCGCGCGAACCGCGTCATGCCGAACTGATGTCGAGACTGTTCGAACTCGAGGTCTCGCTCTACCGCGACGTCATCTCAGCCGGGGTGGAGTCCGGTGTCTTCGACCTCGGCGATGACGCCGAACGGATCGCGGCCACGGCGGTGGCTCTCGAGGATGGCTACGGCATCCACCTCGTCGCCCGTAACCGCGAGGTGGATGCCGACGCCGCGCGTACCGCACTCCGTGGCTACCTCGCTGCGGTACTCGCCTGCGCCGACATCATCGGCGGTCGCGCGCGACCTCGACCGCCGAGTGTGGACGCGACAGGAGTGCAGGACTGA